From the Thermodesulfovibrio thiophilus DSM 17215 genome, the window CTTGCAGAAATGTTTGGATATGCCACTGATTTGAGGTCGAAAACTCAGGGCAGGGGAACATACACAATGCAGTTTTCACATTATGATGAAGTTCCTAAAAATCTTACAGAGCAAATAATTGCCAAGATAAAGGGTAATAATAAATAGTGTTTAACGAGATTGAAAAGATTTAATAAGGAGGGAAGGAAATGGGAAAGGCAAAATTTGAGAGGAAGAAGCCGCATGTAAATGTAGGTACGATAGGGCATATTGATCATGGCAAGACGACATTGACGGCAGCGATAACGAAGTATCTGGATTTAAAAGGCATGGCGCACTTTAAGAGTTATGACCAGATAGATAATGCACCTGAGGAGAAGGCGAGGGGAATAACGATAAGCACATCGCATGTAGAGTATGAGACAGACAAGAGGCATTATGCGCATGTAGACTGTCCTGGGCATGCAGACTACATAAAGAACATGATAACAGGTGCAGCGCAGATGGATGGAGCGATACTTGTAGTAGCGGCGAATGATGGACCGATGCCGCAGACGAGGGAGCACATTTTATTAGCGAGGCAGGTAGGGGTACCATACATAGTAGTATTTATGAACAAGACAGACATGGTAGATGATCCTGAGTTACTGGATTTAGTGGAGTTAGAAGTAAGGGAGCTATTGAGCAAGTATGGATTTCCAGGGGATGAGATACCGATAATAAGGGGGAGTGCATTAAAGGCATTGGAAAGTAGCAGCAAAGATCCCAATGCAGAGGAATACAAAGCAATACAAGAGTTACTGGATGCATTAGACAGCTATATACCAGAGCCACAGAGGCCAGTAGACAAGCCATTTTTAATGCCGATAGAAGATGTATTTACGATATCAGGAAGAGGGACAGTAGTAACAGGCAGAGTAGACAGAGGGATAATCAAAGT encodes:
- the tuf gene encoding elongation factor Tu gives rise to the protein MGKAKFERKKPHVNVGTIGHIDHGKTTLTAAITKYLDLKGMAHFKSYDQIDNAPEEKARGITISTSHVEYETDKRHYAHVDCPGHADYIKNMITGAAQMDGAILVVAANDGPMPQTREHILLARQVGVPYIVVFMNKTDMVDDPELLDLVELEVRELLSKYGFPGDEIPIIRGSALKALESSSKDPNAEEYKAIQELLDALDSYIPEPQRPVDKPFLMPIEDVFTISGRGTVVTGRVDRGIIKVGDEVEIVGLRETRKTVATGLEMFRKILDEGRAGDNIGVLLRGIGKEEVERGMVLAKPGSITPHTKFKAEVYVLTKEEGGRHTPFFNGYRPQFYFRTTDVTGVIKLPEGVEMVMPGDNVNLTAELIAPIAMEEGLRFAIREGGRTVGAGVVTEVLE